One Mesorhizobium loti genomic window carries:
- a CDS encoding acrB/AcrD/AcrF family protein — protein sequence MASIGVSTPLIRYPVATSLLMIGVLFVGVVAYLNLPVAAMPNVDFPTIQVSTSLPGADPITIASSVTQPLETQFAQIPGIAEMTSSSLSGSSQITLQFALDVDIASAAGLVQSAINAAGGQLPKNLPNPPTYREVNPTDSPIMLIGASSTDLPLTTLSDDVYTKLAQVISHVDGVGQVLVGGQQTPSIRVQLDPAKLAARGLSLEAVRAPLSIGTVDLPKGNIQGQVRSFTIFSNDQMTAADDWNNAIIAYRDGAPVRVKDVGRAVLDAQDYTQAGWTDTTRGVVLVIFKEPGANIIDTVDKIKAELPMLTASMPASLKLQVLSDRTQTIRASVADVQFTLMLTIGMVVMVIFLFLRNVWATAIPAFTVPLALLGACALMWSAGYSIDNLSLMALTISIGFVVDDAIVMLENIVRYIEHGEKPMDAAIRGASEIGFTIMSISISLVAVLIPLLLMSGIIGRLFKEFAVTLAMTILVSACVSLTLTPMLASRFIKPANEEHHGRLYRWSESVFDGMLRAYERGLDRALGHRFITLLVFLTCVGLTGYFFTLVPSGFFPQQDTGLIFGQVIAGQDVSTGQMQSYMAQFAGIVAKDPAVAHFAASTGGNGNTQNTGRMFIQLKPRDERDVSADQIIRRLQPKLSAVQGARLFMQASQDVRVGARLSASQYQYVLESSDLDTLDDWAPKLLTALQRLPELRDVSTDQMSSGTTLTLQVDRDQAARYGLTANDVDNTLNDAFGQRQIAQYFTQLSTYDVILEVLPSLRGDLKALDQIYLTTSNGSQVPLSAIAKWTTKPVQPLVINHEGQFPSVTISFNLAPNVALGQATAAIDRAAAEMRLPATIQTNYTGTAQAFQQSLSSVPVLILGALVVVYLILGILYESYVHPLTILSTLPSAGLGALGTLLVFHMEFNLIGLIGVILLIGIVKKNGIMMVDFAIAAERDQNLSSLESIRQACLLRFRPIMMTTMVSMLGALPLMLENGTGAEIRQPLGYTMFGGLLVSQALTLFTTPVIYLYLDDLSHWLTSLRKHEQDDSEPERVEAEIGPPDRKLAAE from the coding sequence ATGGCATCGATCGGTGTTTCCACGCCTCTCATCCGCTATCCCGTCGCCACGTCGCTGCTGATGATCGGCGTGCTGTTCGTCGGCGTGGTCGCCTACCTCAACCTGCCGGTCGCAGCGATGCCAAACGTCGACTTTCCGACGATCCAGGTATCGACCAGCCTGCCGGGCGCCGACCCGATCACCATCGCGTCGTCGGTGACCCAGCCGCTCGAGACGCAGTTCGCGCAGATCCCGGGCATTGCCGAAATGACGTCGAGCAGCCTGTCCGGTTCCAGCCAGATCACCTTGCAATTCGCTCTCGACGTCGACATCGCCTCGGCCGCCGGGCTGGTGCAGTCGGCCATCAATGCCGCCGGCGGGCAGCTGCCGAAGAACCTGCCCAATCCGCCGACCTACAGGGAGGTCAACCCGACAGATTCGCCGATCATGCTGATCGGGGCGAGTTCGACCGACTTGCCGCTGACGACGTTGAGCGACGACGTCTACACCAAGCTCGCGCAGGTGATCAGCCATGTCGACGGCGTCGGCCAGGTGCTGGTCGGCGGCCAGCAGACACCTTCGATCCGTGTCCAGCTCGATCCAGCCAAGCTGGCGGCAAGGGGCCTGTCGCTGGAAGCGGTGCGCGCCCCGCTGTCGATCGGCACGGTGGACCTGCCCAAGGGCAACATCCAGGGCCAAGTGCGCTCCTTCACCATCTTCTCCAACGACCAGATGACCGCGGCCGATGACTGGAACAACGCCATCATCGCCTATCGCGACGGCGCGCCGGTGCGGGTCAAGGATGTCGGCCGGGCCGTGCTCGACGCGCAGGACTACACCCAGGCCGGCTGGACCGACACGACGCGTGGCGTCGTCCTCGTCATTTTCAAAGAGCCCGGCGCCAACATCATCGACACGGTCGACAAGATCAAGGCCGAGCTGCCGATGCTGACCGCCTCGATGCCGGCGTCGCTGAAGCTGCAGGTGCTTTCCGACCGGACCCAGACCATCCGCGCTTCGGTGGCGGACGTGCAGTTCACGCTGATGCTCACCATCGGCATGGTGGTGATGGTGATCTTCCTGTTCCTGCGCAATGTCTGGGCAACCGCGATCCCGGCCTTCACCGTGCCGCTGGCGCTGCTTGGCGCATGCGCCCTGATGTGGTCCGCCGGTTACAGCATCGACAATCTGTCGCTGATGGCGTTGACGATCTCGATCGGCTTCGTCGTCGACGACGCCATCGTCATGCTGGAAAACATCGTCCGCTACATCGAGCATGGCGAGAAACCGATGGATGCCGCGATTCGCGGCGCCAGCGAGATCGGCTTCACCATCATGTCGATCTCGATTTCGCTGGTGGCCGTGCTGATCCCGCTGCTCCTGATGAGCGGCATTATCGGCCGCCTGTTCAAGGAGTTCGCGGTGACGCTGGCCATGACCATTCTGGTTTCGGCCTGTGTTTCGCTGACGCTGACGCCGATGCTGGCTTCGCGTTTCATCAAGCCCGCCAACGAGGAACATCACGGCAGGCTCTACCGGTGGAGCGAAAGCGTCTTCGACGGCATGCTGCGCGCCTATGAGCGCGGCCTCGACCGGGCACTTGGGCACCGTTTCATCACGCTGCTGGTGTTCCTGACCTGCGTCGGGTTGACCGGCTATTTCTTCACGCTGGTTCCAAGCGGCTTCTTCCCGCAGCAGGACACCGGCCTGATTTTCGGCCAGGTGATCGCCGGCCAGGATGTCTCCACCGGCCAGATGCAGTCCTACATGGCGCAATTTGCCGGGATCGTCGCCAAGGATCCGGCGGTGGCGCATTTCGCGGCATCGACGGGCGGCAATGGCAACACGCAGAACACCGGCCGCATGTTCATCCAATTGAAGCCTCGTGACGAGCGCGACGTCTCCGCCGACCAGATCATCCGGCGATTGCAGCCGAAGCTCTCGGCCGTCCAGGGCGCGCGCCTGTTCATGCAGGCCTCGCAGGACGTGCGTGTCGGCGCCAGGCTGTCGGCGTCGCAATATCAGTACGTGCTGGAAAGCAGCGACCTCGATACGCTCGACGATTGGGCGCCCAAGCTGTTGACTGCCTTGCAGCGCCTGCCCGAATTGCGGGACGTCTCGACCGACCAGATGAGTTCCGGCACGACGCTGACGCTGCAGGTCGATCGCGACCAGGCTGCCCGCTATGGGCTGACGGCGAACGACGTCGACAACACGCTCAACGATGCCTTCGGGCAGCGCCAGATCGCGCAATATTTCACGCAGCTTTCGACCTATGACGTGATCCTGGAGGTGCTGCCGTCGCTGCGCGGCGACCTCAAGGCGCTCGACCAGATCTATCTGACGACATCGAACGGTTCGCAAGTGCCGCTCTCGGCCATCGCCAAATGGACGACGAAGCCGGTGCAGCCGCTGGTCATCAACCACGAAGGCCAGTTCCCGTCGGTGACGATCAGCTTCAACCTGGCGCCCAACGTGGCGCTCGGACAGGCCACCGCCGCGATCGACAGGGCCGCCGCCGAGATGCGGCTGCCGGCGACCATCCAGACCAACTACACCGGGACGGCGCAAGCCTTCCAGCAGTCGCTGTCTTCGGTGCCGGTGCTCATCCTCGGCGCCCTGGTCGTGGTCTATTTGATCCTGGGCATCCTCTACGAAAGCTACGTCCACCCGCTGACCATTCTCTCCACACTGCCATCCGCCGGGCTTGGCGCGCTGGGTACGCTGCTCGTCTTCCATATGGAATTCAACCTGATCGGCCTGATCGGCGTCATCCTGCTGATCGGCATCGTCAAGAAGAACGGTATCATGATGGTCGACTTCGCCATCGCAGCGGAAAGGGATCAGAACCTCAGTTCCCTGGAATCGATCCGCCAGGCCTGCCTGCTGCGCTTCCGGCCGATCATGATGACCACCATGGTCTCGATGCTGGGCGCGCTGCCGCTGATGCTGGAGAACGGCACGGGCGCGGAAATCCGCCAGCCGCTTGGCTACACCATGTTCGGCGGGCTGCTTGTCAGCCAGGCGCTGACGCTGTTCACCACGCCGGTGATCTATCTCTACCTCGACGACCTTTCGCATTGGCTCACTTCATTGCGCAAGCATGAGCAGGATGACAGCGAACCCGAGCGCGTGGAGGCTGAAATCGGCCCGCCTGACCGCAAGCTGGCGGCCGAATAG
- a CDS encoding glycine cleavage system protein T, translated as MAERRSPFYSSIVGLGAAMGRVGGDFISAKYYSGIADEHLNTRANVGVQDLSTMGKMDIKGPEAEALVNHVIVNDAAAMKPGQVRYSTVCREDGGIMDDLTVFRLAPEHFMLVTGSVNRLKMLPWLQHHAQGRKAYVTDITAAIAFPTIQGPRSRELLKAMIGDADLDGLKRWAFTSGHVNGTRVLISRTGVTGELGFELFVPADEAASVWDVLMRTGADFGLKPYGVLAMFTLGLEKAYPAHGIDMDETRTPFHVGLDRWIKFDKGDFVGREALLKIRDKSLDERWTGLILDGDKPAATDARVLADGEDAGIVTYSDHGYSLGKVLATAHLRPPFTAIGTELSIDIDGVPTRAVVAPMPFFDPEGARLRG; from the coding sequence TTGGCTGAGCGGCGTTCCCCCTTCTACAGCAGCATCGTCGGGCTCGGCGCGGCCATGGGTCGGGTCGGCGGTGATTTCATCTCGGCCAAATACTACTCCGGCATCGCCGACGAGCACCTGAACACCCGCGCAAATGTCGGCGTGCAGGATCTCAGCACCATGGGCAAGATGGACATTAAGGGGCCGGAAGCGGAAGCGCTGGTCAACCATGTCATCGTCAATGATGCCGCGGCGATGAAACCGGGCCAGGTCCGCTATTCCACGGTCTGCCGCGAGGATGGCGGCATCATGGACGACCTCACCGTTTTCCGCCTGGCGCCTGAGCATTTCATGCTGGTGACCGGCTCGGTCAACCGGCTGAAGATGCTGCCCTGGCTGCAGCATCATGCCCAGGGGCGGAAAGCCTATGTCACCGACATCACCGCCGCCATTGCCTTCCCGACCATCCAGGGCCCGCGCTCGCGCGAACTGCTGAAGGCGATGATCGGCGATGCCGATCTCGACGGGTTGAAGCGCTGGGCGTTCACATCAGGCCATGTCAACGGCACCAGGGTCCTGATCTCGCGCACCGGTGTGACCGGCGAGCTCGGCTTCGAACTGTTCGTGCCGGCCGACGAGGCGGCCTCGGTCTGGGACGTGCTGATGCGGACAGGGGCGGACTTCGGCCTGAAACCCTATGGCGTGCTGGCGATGTTCACGCTTGGCCTGGAAAAGGCCTATCCGGCGCATGGCATCGACATGGACGAGACCCGCACGCCGTTCCATGTCGGTCTCGACCGTTGGATCAAGTTCGACAAGGGCGATTTCGTCGGCCGCGAGGCGCTGCTCAAAATCCGTGACAAGAGCCTCGACGAACGCTGGACCGGCTTGATCCTCGACGGCGACAAACCGGCCGCGACGGATGCGCGTGTGCTGGCCGATGGCGAGGATGCCGGCATCGTCACCTACAGCGACCACGGCTATTCCCTCGGCAAGGTGCTGGCGACCGCCCATCTGCGGCCGCCCTTCACGGCGATAGGCACAGAACTAAGCATCGATATTGACGGCGTGCCGACCCGCGCGGTGGTCGCGCCGATGCCGTTCTTCGATCCGGAGGGGGCGAGGTTGCGGGGCTAG
- a CDS encoding oxidoreductase FAD/NAD(P)-binding domain-containing protein, whose product MNTTSALDTAGARPLQFPIPANVYAETVVSVKHYTDRLFSFRITRPQSLRFRSGEFVMIGLPNAEKPVYRAYSVASPAWDEELEFFSIKVPDGPLTSELQKIQVGDTVIMRQKSTGTLVVDALTPAKRLFMISTGTGIAPFASLLRDPDTYEKFDQLILTHTCRDNAELTYGQELVAALESDPLIGELTAGRVTLYNSTTREESARMGRITALIGSGKFYSDLGIEKLNPETDRIMICGSMHMLKDVKELAESLGFQEGSLSHPATFVVERAFVG is encoded by the coding sequence ATGAACACCACATCCGCTCTCGACACCGCCGGCGCCCGCCCGCTGCAGTTTCCAATTCCAGCGAATGTCTATGCCGAAACCGTCGTCTCGGTGAAGCACTACACCGACCGGCTGTTCTCGTTCCGCATCACCCGTCCGCAGTCGCTGCGCTTCCGCTCCGGCGAGTTCGTCATGATCGGCCTGCCCAATGCCGAGAAGCCGGTCTACCGCGCCTATTCGGTGGCGAGCCCGGCCTGGGACGAAGAGCTGGAATTCTTCTCGATCAAGGTGCCGGACGGCCCGCTGACCTCGGAACTGCAGAAGATCCAGGTCGGCGACACCGTCATCATGCGGCAGAAGTCGACCGGCACGCTGGTGGTCGACGCGCTGACGCCGGCCAAGCGGCTGTTCATGATCTCGACCGGCACCGGCATCGCGCCCTTCGCCAGCCTGCTGCGCGACCCCGACACCTACGAGAAGTTCGACCAGCTGATCCTGACCCATACCTGCCGCGACAATGCCGAGCTGACCTATGGCCAGGAATTGGTGGCAGCACTTGAAAGCGACCCGCTGATCGGCGAGCTGACTGCCGGGCGCGTCACGCTCTACAATTCGACGACCCGCGAAGAGTCGGCCCGCATGGGCCGCATCACCGCGCTGATCGGTTCCGGCAAATTCTATTCCGACCTCGGCATCGAGAAGCTCAATCCCGAGACCGATCGCATCATGATCTGCGGCTCGATGCATATGCTCAAGGACGTCAAGGAACTCGCCGAAAGCCTCGGCTTCCAGGAAGGCTCGCTCAGCCATCCCGCGACTTTCGTCGTCGAGCGCGCCTTCGTCGGCTAA
- a CDS encoding N-methylhydantoinase A, whose amino-acid sequence MKENFPAQARDSLGNVVAGIDVGGTFTDLLLIDGKDGGKVHIAKTPTTVDNQAFGVVSALGATGFAIDGIDLIVHGTTTTTNAVLERRLARTGMITTRGFRDVIELGRRTRPQPYGMTGSFVPIIPRNLRLEVSERVEASGAVRTPLDEAEMREAVKALIAAGCESLVIHFLHSYANPLHERRAAEIAAEFWPNSYITTGHALLSEAREFERGVTASVNASVQPILERYVERLRKELAAKGYARDFLIMNGNGGMISARFVTRESAKTVMSGPASGVIAAAYTGKRAGFENLVTYDMGGTSTDVALIRNAEPAVSNEIEIEYAMPIHVPMVAVHTVGAGGGSIARVDAAGLIQIGPESAGANPGPICYGRGGLEPTITDANLVLGRLAPKKLLAVDNPVTSERVTGIFEDRIGKATGLSGVEAAGAVLRLGNMKMAGAIRMVSVSRGHDPRDFALFAFGGAGPLHATALARELGLPRVLVPARPGITNALGCVVADLRHDFVNTINQPVAVLDETQLHQVLERHRNEGEELIGKEAVKPETIRVTHSADMQFVGQTHIINVPLPSSSVTRQELQALFEKAYFARFKVELPEIRANLVNLNTSVTGVRPAIDLSRLIDPAGRARTLDEARREIRPVWYAGRWHDTPVYAREKLPLDAVIDGPAILEQMDATTVLEPGDRARSDADGNIIIDIGEV is encoded by the coding sequence ATGAAAGAGAATTTTCCAGCGCAAGCGCGCGATTCCCTGGGAAATGTTGTTGCCGGCATCGATGTCGGCGGAACCTTCACCGACCTGCTTCTGATCGACGGCAAGGACGGCGGCAAGGTGCATATCGCCAAGACCCCGACCACGGTCGACAACCAGGCGTTCGGCGTGGTTTCGGCACTTGGCGCCACCGGATTTGCGATCGACGGCATCGACCTCATCGTCCACGGCACCACCACCACCACCAATGCGGTGCTGGAGCGCCGGCTGGCCAGGACCGGCATGATCACCACGCGCGGCTTTCGCGACGTGATCGAACTTGGCCGGCGCACGCGGCCGCAACCCTATGGCATGACCGGCAGCTTCGTCCCGATCATCCCCCGCAATCTCCGGCTCGAAGTGTCGGAGCGCGTCGAGGCCTCCGGCGCGGTGCGCACGCCGCTCGACGAGGCCGAAATGCGCGAGGCGGTGAAGGCGCTGATCGCCGCCGGCTGCGAATCCCTCGTCATCCATTTCCTGCATTCCTACGCCAACCCCTTGCATGAGCGGCGCGCCGCCGAGATCGCCGCCGAATTCTGGCCGAACAGCTATATCACCACGGGCCATGCGCTGCTGTCGGAAGCGCGCGAATTCGAGCGCGGCGTCACTGCGTCGGTCAACGCCTCCGTGCAGCCGATCCTCGAACGCTACGTCGAGCGGCTGCGCAAGGAATTGGCTGCGAAAGGCTATGCCCGCGACTTCCTGATCATGAACGGCAATGGCGGCATGATCTCGGCCCGCTTCGTCACACGTGAATCCGCCAAGACCGTCATGTCCGGCCCTGCCTCGGGCGTCATCGCCGCCGCCTATACCGGTAAGCGTGCCGGCTTCGAAAACCTCGTCACCTACGACATGGGCGGCACCTCGACCGACGTGGCGCTGATCCGCAACGCCGAGCCGGCGGTCTCCAACGAGATCGAGATCGAATATGCCATGCCGATCCATGTGCCGATGGTGGCGGTGCACACGGTCGGCGCCGGCGGCGGCTCGATCGCCCGCGTCGACGCGGCCGGCTTGATCCAGATCGGCCCGGAAAGTGCCGGCGCCAATCCCGGCCCGATCTGCTATGGCCGCGGCGGCCTGGAGCCGACCATCACCGACGCCAATCTGGTGCTCGGCCGGCTCGCGCCGAAGAAGCTGCTGGCCGTCGACAACCCGGTCACATCGGAGCGCGTTACCGGCATTTTCGAGGACAGAATAGGCAAGGCGACCGGCCTGTCCGGCGTCGAGGCGGCGGGCGCGGTTCTGCGGCTCGGCAACATGAAGATGGCCGGCGCCATCCGCATGGTGTCGGTGTCGCGCGGCCATGACCCGCGCGATTTCGCGCTGTTCGCCTTCGGCGGCGCCGGGCCGCTGCATGCCACCGCGCTGGCGCGCGAACTCGGCCTGCCCCGCGTTTTGGTGCCGGCGCGTCCGGGCATCACCAACGCGCTCGGCTGCGTCGTCGCCGATCTGCGCCATGACTTCGTCAACACCATCAACCAGCCGGTCGCGGTTCTTGATGAAACCCAGCTTCACCAAGTGTTGGAACGGCACCGAAATGAAGGCGAGGAGCTGATCGGCAAGGAAGCGGTGAAGCCGGAGACGATCCGCGTCACCCACTCCGCCGACATGCAGTTCGTCGGCCAGACCCACATCATCAACGTGCCGCTGCCGTCTTCGTCGGTGACCCGGCAGGAGCTGCAAGCCCTGTTCGAAAAAGCCTATTTCGCCCGCTTCAAGGTCGAGCTGCCGGAAATCCGTGCCAATCTGGTCAACCTCAACACTTCGGTCACAGGCGTCAGGCCGGCGATCGACCTGTCGCGGTTGATCGATCCGGCCGGACGCGCCAGGACGCTCGACGAAGCACGGCGCGAGATCCGGCCGGTCTGGTATGCGGGCCGGTGGCACGACACGCCGGTATACGCACGCGAAAAACTGCCGCTTGATGCCGTCATCGACGGTCCGGCGATCCTCGAACAGATGGATGCCACCACCGTGCTCGAACCCGGCGACCGCGCCCGCAGCGACGCCGACGGCAACATCATCATCGACATTGGCGAGGTCTGA
- a CDS encoding RND family efflux transporter, MFP subunit translates to MRSRRIVLLTTILLLSGGYGIWRNHAGGVASAATQSTQPAPKVPVTVATVQKTDFPLYLYGLGTVTPLNSVSISSRVAGVVNQVPVEQGQMVKQGDLLAEIDPRPYQAVLDQAKAKQAEDEATLKNAQVVLDRLSTLLKKTFETQQDVDNQQAVVTTAAATIEGDKAAIEAAQLNLDFTRITAPLTGKTSFRTIDPGNIVQAGQSPGLFTVVQLQPIYVSFTQPQDEVSTINKVFAAGPVTIDTLGADMKTVLASGRLEAIQNAVDQASGTISLKATFTNQDNALWPGLSVNTRIRIGTMAGAIVVPDEAVQHGPDGLFAYVVGDDGKVRRQTVKTGPSDGGETVVTDGLGAGQRVVVAGQYRVVDGASVDPTPASGAGQAQNGAAQPGGAS, encoded by the coding sequence ATGCGTTCTCGGCGTATCGTCCTATTGACCACAATCCTCCTCCTGAGCGGCGGCTACGGCATATGGCGCAACCACGCCGGCGGCGTGGCAAGCGCAGCCACCCAATCGACCCAACCCGCGCCCAAGGTCCCGGTCACCGTGGCCACCGTGCAAAAGACCGATTTCCCGCTCTACCTCTACGGGCTCGGAACGGTGACGCCGCTGAACAGCGTCAGCATCTCCAGCCGCGTCGCCGGTGTCGTCAACCAGGTTCCTGTCGAGCAGGGACAGATGGTCAAGCAGGGTGACCTGCTCGCCGAGATCGACCCTCGCCCGTATCAGGCGGTGCTCGACCAGGCGAAAGCCAAGCAGGCCGAGGACGAAGCGACGTTGAAGAATGCGCAGGTCGTTCTCGATCGCCTGTCCACGCTCCTGAAAAAGACCTTCGAAACCCAGCAGGATGTCGACAACCAGCAGGCGGTGGTGACGACTGCCGCCGCCACGATCGAGGGTGACAAGGCGGCGATCGAGGCGGCGCAGCTCAACCTCGATTTCACCCGGATCACGGCGCCGCTGACCGGCAAGACGAGCTTCCGCACCATCGATCCGGGCAACATCGTGCAGGCCGGCCAGAGCCCCGGGCTTTTCACCGTCGTGCAGCTTCAGCCCATCTATGTGTCGTTCACGCAGCCGCAGGACGAGGTTTCGACCATCAACAAGGTTTTCGCGGCCGGCCCGGTTACGATCGACACGCTGGGCGCGGATATGAAGACGGTGCTGGCCAGCGGCAGGCTGGAAGCGATCCAGAACGCGGTCGACCAAGCGTCCGGCACGATTTCGCTGAAGGCAACGTTCACGAACCAGGACAATGCGTTGTGGCCGGGCCTGTCCGTCAACACACGCATACGCATCGGTACGATGGCAGGCGCGATCGTGGTGCCGGACGAAGCCGTGCAGCATGGCCCCGACGGGCTCTTCGCCTATGTCGTTGGCGATGACGGCAAGGTCCGTCGTCAGACCGTCAAGACGGGTCCTTCGGACGGCGGCGAAACGGTCGTCACCGACGGCCTCGGTGCGGGACAGCGTGTCGTGGTTGCCGGCCAATACCGGGTGGTTGACGGCGCGAGCGTCGATCCAACGCCGGCTTCCGGTGCCGGACAGGCGCAGAACGGTGCCGCGCAGCCCGGGGGTGCAAGCTGA
- a CDS encoding 5-oxoprolinase encodes MPDMDMAKLDAITLSVLQAALQQVCDEMDLTFSRAAFSPVIAEANDRSDGIYSAVDGSLIAQGSQGLPVFVGVMQYSTRTVIEMIADGRCLPPEPGDIYIVNDPYLGGTHLMDVRFAMPVYRGEKIFCWLSNTGHWPDIGGSVPGGFSASATAVEQEGLRLPPVKLFKKGVLDPEIYAIICSNIRVADQRIGDIRAQAAALLIGQDRLNGILDRYGDETVVEAIAELRRRAAEQMRANIAAIPDGTYRSKAFVDSDGVVNEPLTIALAVEKKGDTLTFDFTGSSKPCAGPMNSVLATTLSSVYLAMRHIFPDVPISAGAFEPLIVKRPEGTFLDAKYPRPVSGCAAEVSQRIAEAVFAAMVQALPDKVTAAPAGSSGNFALGGNDPARGRDYVMYQISGGGYGGNSGHDGLTNGCSTIGISKSPPVEIMEQAFPVLYRHYALREGSGGAGKHRGGFGLAYEVEILRGDARASFVMDHGRFGPQGALGGSDGAVNTVTVFRNGEEHVPPHLSKEQDIPLKAGDRVRVGTPGGGGYGDPRERDADQVQRDVALGYYTSKEASEKFGVVLSAVDLSVDRKATDRQRAG; translated from the coding sequence ATGCCTGACATGGATATGGCAAAGCTCGACGCCATCACGCTTTCGGTCCTCCAGGCGGCTTTGCAGCAGGTCTGCGATGAGATGGACCTGACCTTTTCGCGTGCTGCCTTTTCCCCGGTCATCGCCGAAGCCAATGACCGCTCCGACGGCATCTATTCCGCAGTCGACGGCTCGCTGATCGCACAAGGCAGCCAGGGCCTGCCGGTGTTCGTCGGCGTCATGCAATATTCGACCAGGACGGTGATCGAGATGATCGCCGACGGTCGCTGCCTGCCACCGGAGCCGGGCGACATTTACATCGTCAACGATCCCTATCTCGGCGGCACGCATCTGATGGATGTGCGCTTCGCCATGCCGGTCTACCGGGGTGAAAAAATCTTCTGCTGGCTTTCCAACACCGGCCATTGGCCGGACATTGGCGGCTCGGTGCCGGGCGGGTTTTCGGCTTCCGCCACTGCCGTCGAACAGGAAGGCCTGCGGCTGCCGCCGGTGAAACTGTTCAAGAAGGGCGTGCTCGATCCCGAGATCTACGCCATCATCTGCTCCAACATCCGCGTCGCCGACCAGCGCATCGGTGACATCAGGGCGCAGGCCGCAGCCCTACTGATCGGGCAGGACCGGCTCAATGGAATCCTGGATCGTTACGGTGACGAAACTGTCGTCGAGGCAATCGCCGAGCTGCGCCGCCGCGCCGCCGAGCAGATGCGCGCCAACATCGCGGCCATTCCCGACGGCACGTACCGCTCCAAGGCCTTTGTCGATTCCGACGGGGTCGTCAACGAGCCGCTGACCATCGCGCTCGCCGTCGAGAAAAAGGGCGATACGCTGACCTTCGACTTTACCGGCTCGTCCAAACCTTGCGCCGGGCCGATGAACAGCGTGCTGGCGACGACCCTGTCCTCGGTCTATCTCGCCATGCGCCACATCTTTCCGGACGTGCCGATTAGCGCCGGCGCTTTCGAGCCGCTGATCGTCAAGCGGCCGGAAGGCACCTTCCTCGACGCGAAGTACCCGCGGCCCGTGTCCGGCTGTGCGGCCGAAGTCTCGCAGCGCATTGCCGAGGCGGTGTTCGCGGCCATGGTGCAGGCATTGCCGGACAAGGTGACGGCCGCACCCGCCGGCTCCAGCGGCAATTTCGCGCTTGGCGGCAACGACCCAGCACGCGGCCGCGACTACGTCATGTACCAGATCTCCGGCGGCGGCTATGGCGGCAATTCGGGCCATGACGGCCTGACCAATGGCTGCTCGACCATCGGCATTTCCAAATCGCCACCGGTCGAGATCATGGAGCAGGCCTTTCCGGTGCTCTACCGCCACTACGCCTTGCGCGAAGGCTCCGGCGGCGCCGGCAAGCATCGCGGCGGCTTCGGCCTCGCCTATGAGGTCGAGATCCTGCGCGGTGACGCGCGGGCCTCCTTCGTCATGGATCACGGCCGTTTCGGCCCGCAAGGCGCGCTCGGCGGCAGCGATGGCGCGGTCAACACCGTCACCGTGTTCCGCAACGGCGAGGAACATGTGCCGCCGCATCTCTCCAAGGAGCAGGACATCCCGTTGAAGGCCGGCGACCGCGTACGCGTCGGCACGCCGGGCGGCGGCGGCTATGGCGATCCGCGCGAGCGCGACGCCGATCAGGTGCAGCGTGATGTGGCGCTGGGGTACTACACCTCAAAGGAAGCCAGCGAGAAATTCGGTGTGGTCCTGTCGGCGGTCGATCTTAGCGTTGACCGCAAGGCAACGGACAGGCAGCGCGCCGGCTAA
- a CDS encoding amino acid ABC transporter substrate-binding protein, with translation MRLFGCFVLAASVALTLATGAASAQDKLRIGTEGAYPPFNYASADGTLGGFDIDLGKALCAEMKAECEFIVQDFDGSIPALQAGKFDAIINITITPERAEKVEFTHKYYQTPPAIAVPKDSTIADTSPDDLKGKALGVQTATIHQKFAEQKYAGSTVKAYPTGDDARTDMANGRLDAMMDGSIILTEWLKKPDGACCKLLGTLTADPAIHGPGVGIALQKGNKELANKFNAAIDALRASGKYKEINDKYFAFDVYGN, from the coding sequence ATGCGTCTTTTCGGTTGTTTCGTGCTTGCCGCTTCCGTCGCTCTCACCCTCGCCACCGGGGCCGCCAGCGCCCAGGACAAGCTCAGGATCGGCACCGAGGGCGCCTATCCGCCCTTCAACTACGCCAGTGCCGACGGCACGCTGGGCGGTTTCGACATCGATCTCGGCAAGGCGCTGTGTGCCGAGATGAAGGCCGAATGCGAATTCATCGTGCAGGATTTCGACGGCTCGATCCCGGCACTCCAGGCCGGCAAGTTCGATGCCATCATCAACATCACCATCACGCCGGAGCGGGCCGAGAAGGTCGAGTTCACCCACAAATATTACCAGACGCCGCCGGCCATCGCCGTGCCGAAGGATTCGACCATCGCGGACACCTCGCCGGACGATTTGAAAGGCAAGGCGCTCGGGGTGCAGACCGCCACCATCCACCAGAAATTCGCCGAGCAGAAATATGCGGGCTCGACCGTCAAGGCATATCCGACAGGCGACGATGCCCGCACCGACATGGCCAATGGCCGCCTCGACGCGATGATGGACGGCTCGATCATCCTCACCGAATGGCTGAAGAAGCCCGACGGCGCCTGCTGCAAGCTGCTCGGCACGCTGACCGCCGATCCGGCCATTCACGGCCCCGGCGTCGGCATCGCCCTGCAGAAGGGCAACAAGGAACTGGCGAACAAGTTCAATGCCGCCATCGACGCCTTGCGCGCCAGCGGAAAATACAAGGAAATCAACGACAAATATTTTGCCTTCGACGTCTACGGCAACTGA